From the Mesorhizobium koreense genome, the window TCTCGGCGCACATTCCGGCTTCTTCCGTGCCTATCAGTCGCGCGAGCGAAAGGTGAAGGAGTTGCTGAAGCGGCTCGGCCTGCCGGAAGAGCGACTGGCGGACTCCTCCATGCTGAATTTCTCCGGCGGGATGCAGCAGAAGATCATCATCGCGCGCTGGCTGGTTCTCGAACCGAAGGTGCTCATCCTGGACGAACCCACCAAGGGCGTCGATATCGGCACCCGAGCCAGCATCTATGCGATGCTGCGCGATATCGTGGCCGATGGCGTGGCTGTGGTCGTGGTGTCCTCGGATTTCGAGGAGCTGCTCGGCCTGTGCGACCGCATCGTGGTGATGAGCGACGGCCGTACCATCGCCGATCTGCCGAGCGCCATGCTCGACGAGGAAAAGCTGACCTTGCTCGCCGCGCCGCGAACCTCGATGGCGCGCAACACCGAATTGCTCGACGCGCTCACGCGGGAATTCGATGGTGCCGGCTTCTGGACCCTGATCGAGAACGACAAACTCATCTGCCTCAATTCGGTGGTGAAGAAAGCCTCCCTTGATCCCGGTTTCGGCCCCGGCGAAGCCCGGCAGCTTGCGCAAACCCTGATACCGGAAGCGCTGTCCCAGCGCGAGCCGATCTTCGTCGCCGAACGAGACAGGAGCCGCACTACTCTTCTCGTCCCGATGCGCAGCGCGCGCGGCCATGATCTCGGCTGGGTGGGGCTGAGCCTCTCTCCCGGCGGCAAACTTCCATCGCCCGAATCGATCAAGGCCCGAATTGAGACCATGGCGGCAACCCTATGAACATCGAGTCTTCCTCATCATCCCTGGCCCCCTCCGCGCCGGCGCGTTCATCGATCTTCAAGCAGCTGGCGCAGAGGCTGGAGGTACGGATGCTGGCGCTCGCCCTTTTGATCGGGCTGTGCCTCTCGCTGCTGTCACCTTATTTCCTGACGCAATCGAACATCTTCAACATGCTCGATCAGTCGGTGGTGATCGGCATCGTCTCGGTAGGCATGACCTTCGTCATCCTGATCGGCGGTATCGATCTGTCGGTCGGATCGGTCGTGGGGCTGACCGGTATCATCCTGGGCCTGTCGCTTCATCACATGCCGATCGTGCCCGCGATCGCGGTGGCGATCGTGGCGGGCGGAGGCATCGGCCTTGTCTCCGGCCTTCTGATCAGCGTCTTCGGCCTGGCCGCCTTTGTCGTCACGCTCGGCGTCATGGCGATCGGCCGCAGCCTGGCCTACATCCTCTCCGGCCAGACGGCCATCTCCAACATTCCCGACGCCATGCAGGCGATCGTCTACACGAACATCCTCGGTATCCCCTCGAACGTCCTTTTCCTTCTTATCCTGTACCTCGTAGGCTGGGCTTATCTCACCTACACCAAGGGCGGGCGCACCATCTATGCCGTCGGTTCCAACATCGAAGCCGCGCGGGCGGCCGGGCTAAACACGCTGTTCTATTCCGTATTGCCCTATGTACTCTCGGGGGCGCTTTCGGCAGTTGCCGTCACCTTCTCGATCGGCCAGCTCCTGTCGGCCGATCCGCTGATGGGCAACACCATGGAACTTGACGCCATCGCCGCCGTCGTCATCGGCGGGGCGAGCCTTTTCGGCGGTCGCGGCTCCATGATCGGTACGCTTTTCGGCGTCTTCATCATGGTCATGATCCGCAACGGCCTCAATTTGATGGGCGTTTCGCCCTTCTGGCAGGGATCGGCCATCGGGACCATCATCATCGTTGCCCTCCTCGTGGAGCGCCTCGTCAGCAGCAGGGCCAGCAGATGACCACGGAACCTTCCCGCGCGATCAAACTCTTCGGCACGGAAGAACCCGTCACGCCGCTCCGCATCCTGACGGCCGGCGCACTCACGGCTGAATTCGACGCCGGCAATCTGCGCCACATAAGCTATGGCGGCGTCGAGATCATCCGCGCCATCTCCTTCATTGTCCGTGACCGCAATTGGGGGACCTACAATCCCGCGATCGAGAACCTGAAAGTCGAGGAGAAGCCTGAAGGCTTCCTCGTCACCTACGACGCTCTGACAAGCGACGCGCAGCAGGGCTTCCGCTACAGCGCGCGCATTGAAGCCGGTTCAGACGGCAGGCTCGATTTCACGGCGACCGGCACGGCCGAGACGGATTTCCTCACCAACCGCACCGGCTTCGTGGTGCTGCATCCATGCGGATTGGCCGGCGAACCGGTCACGATCGAGCATGCCGATGGCATGATCGAGAAAGGCCGCTTCCCGGAAGCCATCGACCCGTTGCAGCCCATGCTCGACCTGCGCGCGCTGACGCACGAAGCCGCGCCCGGCCTTCGCGTGGCCTGCCGAATGGAAGGCGACATCTACGAGATGGAGGACCAGCGCAACTGGACCGACGCCTCCTACAAGACCTATGTGCGGCCGCTTGCGCTGCCCTGGCCCTATACGCTGGAAAAAGGCGAGCAGATCGAGCAGGCCGTTCGGCTTGCCATTTCTGGCCCCGCACCACGAGTGCCGGCAACAGGCGCGGATGTCCACCTCGCCATCGGCAAGACAATCGGAACCGTCCCGCCGCTCGGCCTCGGGCTCCAGCCCGAAGACGCGGCAACGACACGGGCACATGCCGATGTATTGAAGGCGGTCGGAGCGGCCCATCTCATCGGCTATTACGATCCGCGCGAGGGTCATGACGAAGGCACCTTGCGCGAGTTCGCCAAAACCGCAGCCGCTCTCGGCGCGGAACCATGGCTCGAGGCGGTAATCGTGTCGGTGGACGGTTTTCGCGAGGAAATCGCCGCGCTCGGCCGCACCGTATCCTCGCTCGGCTCGCCTTTCCCGGTCGTGCTGGTGTCCCCGGCACCCGATCTCAAATGCACCCTGCCCGGCAGCCCCTGGCCGCCGGCGCCGGCGCCACGCGAATTCTTCGCTGCCGCACGCGCCGCCTTTCCGGGGGCGCGACTCGGCGGCGGCATGTTCAGCCTCTTCACCGAGATGAATCGCAAGCGTCCTCCCGTCGATCTCATCGACTTCGTGAGCTTCACCACTACGGCGATGCTGCACGCGGGCGATGACCATTCCATCACCGAAGGGCTCGAATCCCTGCCTGCCATGGCCCTCACCGCGACGAACATCGCAGATGGCAAGCCGTGGGTGGTCGGCCCGAGCGCGATCGGCCTCAGGATGAACCCATACGGCGAAGCGCCGCTCGCCAATCCAGAAAACATCCGGCAGGCGATGAACTTCAACGACCCGCGCCATCGCGCACTTCTCGGCGCAGCCTGGGCACTAGGTTTCTTCGCGCGCTTCACGGCGGGCGGCGCGTCGGCCATAACGCTCGGCGGCGCGACCGGCCCCTTCGGCCTCGTCCACACGCCACAATCGTGGCCGCAGCCATGGTACGACGAGACCAACCACGGATTGTTCCCCATGTATCATGTCCTTCGCGGGCTCGGTTCGCTAAAGGGCGCTCGGCTGCGCGCCGTCAAGCTTTCCGCACCGTCGGCGGCGCAGGCGATTGCGACGGAGACGGACAACGGCGCGGTTACGGTCTGGCTCGCCAATCTCACCGGCAATGAAGTCGCCTGCCAACTCGATGCTGATATTTCCGGTTGCGCCTTGCTCGACGAGACAAGCTTCATAACAGCAGCCAGGGATCCGGGCGCCATGGACAACCTCAAGCGCCCCAAGGACGGTCGAAAGATCGTGCTTCGCCCCTATGCCATCGCAAGGCTCACGCTTTCCTGACACCTGACCCGAGGAACACGCATGCATATTCTGATCATCGGAGCGGCCGGCATGGTCGGCCGCAAGCTCACCGAGAGGCTCGTCGCCGACGGACGGCTAGGCAGCGCAGCGATCGAACGGCTGACGCTCGCCGATGTCGTGACGCCGCCCGCGCCGCAAGGCTTTAGCGGCAAGGTCGAGACCGTCGCAGCGGACCTCTCCGAGGCTGCGACCGCCGCCCGCCTCGTGGTCTCACGGCCGGATGTCATTTACCATCTTGCCGCAATCGTCTCCGGCGAAGCCGAGGCAGATTTCGATAAAGGCTACCGCATCAATCTCGACGGCACACGCTTCCTTCTCGAAGCCATCCGCCAGGAAGGCATGCGCCAACCCTACAAGCCGCGTCTCGTCTTCACTTCCTCCATCGCGGTTTTCGGAGCGCCCTTCCCGCAGGTCATTCCGGACGAATTCTTCACGACGCCGCTCACCAGCTACGGCACGCAGAAGGCGATCTCGGAACTCCTCCTCGCCGATTATACCCGCAAGGGATTCCTCGACGGTATCGGCATACGCCTGCCGACGATCTGCATCCGCCCCGGCAAGCCCAACAAGGCAGCATCCGGCTTCTTCTCCAACATCCTGCGTGAGCCGCTGGTTGGGCAGGAAGCGGTCCTCCCGGTCTCGCCGGCCGTACGCCATTGGTTTGCGAGCCCGCGCGCGGCGGTCGGCTTCCTCGTCCATGCCGGCACGCTCGATCTTGCGAAGGTCGGGCCGCGGCGTAGCCTCAGCATGCCCGGCCTTTCCGCCACCGTCGGCGAGGAGATCGAAGCGCTCAGGCGCGTTGCTGGCGATAAGGCGGCCGGTCTCATCCGCCGCGAGGCAGACGAAACCATTATCCGCATCGTCGACGGCTGGGCAACGAATTTCGACGCGCACCGTGCGCTGGCGCTGGGTTTCAAGGCGGACGCCGACTTCGACGCCATCATCCGCTCGCATATTGAAGATGAACTCGGCGGACGCATCGGAGGTTAGCCATGCTGCTCGGCGCGATTGCCGACGACTTCACCGGGGCGAGCGACCTTGCCAATACGCTCGCCAAAGAGGGCATGGCGACGACCCTTTTCGTCGGCGTGCCCAAAGATGAAGCATCTGGAACCGAAGCGGGCGAAACCGAGGCAGGCGTCGTGGCGCTCAAGACACGTTCCATCGCTCCCGCCGAGGCCGTGCGCCAATCGCTCGCGGCGCTTGACTGGCTAAGAAGTCAGCAGGCGGAGCAAATCCTGTTCAAATATTGCTCGACCTTCGATTCGACGCCGGAAGGCAATATCGGACCGGTGGCGGAGGCTTTGGGCAAGGCGCTCGATGCGGGCATCGCCGTCGTCTGCCCAGTATTCCCAGCAACCGGACGCACGCTCTATCAGGGCCATCTCTTCGTCGGAGGACGGCTTCTCAACGAATCCGGCATGGAGAAGCATCCGCTTACCCCGATGACCGATCCCGACATAAGACGCTGGCTGCGGCGCCAGACCAAAGGCGAAGTGGCGCTGGTGCCTTATGCGATCGTCCGGCAGGGGCCACGGGCCATTGCCTCCGCACTCACGGAAGCGGAAGAGAGCGGCAATCGCCTTGCCGTGGTCGATGCCGTCACCGATGACGATCTGAGAGCCATCGGTGCGGCGATCGCCGGCGCGAAATTCGTCACCGGAGGCTCCGGGATCGCGCTTGGCCTGCCGGAGAATTTTCGCCGCGCAGGCAAGCTCGGCGGGACAGGTGCAATCTTCATCGGCATCGAAGGACCGGGCGCGGTCATCTCGGGCTCTTGCTCACGCGCCTCACAGGCGCAGCTTACCGAGCATCTCTCGCGTCATCCCGGACTCGCCGTTGCGCCGGAGGCGGTGCTCGGGGGCGACATCACCGTCGCGGCA encodes:
- a CDS encoding ABC transporter permease, with protein sequence MLALALLIGLCLSLLSPYFLTQSNIFNMLDQSVVIGIVSVGMTFVILIGGIDLSVGSVVGLTGIILGLSLHHMPIVPAIAVAIVAGGGIGLVSGLLISVFGLAAFVVTLGVMAIGRSLAYILSGQTAISNIPDAMQAIVYTNILGIPSNVLFLLILYLVGWAYLTYTKGGRTIYAVGSNIEAARAAGLNTLFYSVLPYVLSGALSAVAVTFSIGQLLSADPLMGNTMELDAIAAVVIGGASLFGGRGSMIGTLFGVFIMVMIRNGLNLMGVSPFWQGSAIGTIIIVALLVERLVSSRASR
- the denD gene encoding D-erythronate dehydrogenase; translation: MHILIIGAAGMVGRKLTERLVADGRLGSAAIERLTLADVVTPPAPQGFSGKVETVAADLSEAATAARLVVSRPDVIYHLAAIVSGEAEADFDKGYRINLDGTRFLLEAIRQEGMRQPYKPRLVFTSSIAVFGAPFPQVIPDEFFTTPLTSYGTQKAISELLLADYTRKGFLDGIGIRLPTICIRPGKPNKAASGFFSNILREPLVGQEAVLPVSPAVRHWFASPRAAVGFLVHAGTLDLAKVGPRRSLSMPGLSATVGEEIEALRRVAGDKAAGLIRREADETIIRIVDGWATNFDAHRALALGFKADADFDAIIRSHIEDELGGRIGG
- the otnK gene encoding 3-oxo-tetronate kinase, which produces MLLGAIADDFTGASDLANTLAKEGMATTLFVGVPKDEASGTEAGETEAGVVALKTRSIAPAEAVRQSLAALDWLRSQQAEQILFKYCSTFDSTPEGNIGPVAEALGKALDAGIAVVCPVFPATGRTLYQGHLFVGGRLLNESGMEKHPLTPMTDPDIRRWLRRQTKGEVALVPYAIVRQGPRAIASALTEAEESGNRLAVVDAVTDDDLRAIGAAIAGAKFVTGGSGIALGLPENFRRAGKLGGTGAIFIGIEGPGAVISGSCSRASQAQLTEHLSRHPGLAVAPEAVLGGDITVAAARDFVLAHPDDAPIVHSTAAPEAVAAAQQRFGREKVAVAIERFFGELSRELVAAGIARLAIGGGETSGAVVAALGLDRLAIGPEIDPGVPALAGTVAGKSIRIALKSGNFGAVDFYDKALRVMAKA